TGCTATACCTTTACCGTCATCTCTAAAGTAAAGCTTATTATTTTCTGCTCTTATATTTATTTTTACGTTTCTGCCACCATACTTATATGAATTGTTAAGAAGGTTGAATAACATTTGCTTCATGAAATACATAGACCCGTAAAATTGGAAGTTATCTATGATTATAATCTTTATACCGTCTTGTTTTTGCTTTAAGAGCTCATATTCAGATATTGCCAGATCTATAAACTCTTCCATAAACAATTCTTTTTTATCATCAGAAATTACGGAACTCTTCATTGAAGTTAGTAAAGTATCAACGGTAGTAATTCCATGGGAACTTATTTTTTTCAATGTCTTCCCGGCATCTAAAATCATTTCTAATTCAGTTTCTTTAATTTTTAAAAGATAAAAGTCTCCTTGTTTCTGTTTATTATTGGTTGCTTCTTCCAGTAATGAGCCTAAGTGCCCTGCATACATATCCATAGTAGCCAATGGACTTTTTACCTCATGTGCCATAGCGCCACCGAACATATGCATGGTTTCTACTCGCTCTTCCTGTTCCTTTTCGCGTTTACGTAGGAAAAACAGGGTAGCGAATAAGAAGAATAAATAAATATAGGCTATACGGCCGGTAGTAGTGATCCCCTGGAATCCCTCTAAACTAAACCCGCTCTGCTTGAATAGAATAAATCCGCAAAGTGTGCCGATCGAATAGAGTAATAAAAATCTTCTCGCATCAACGAATAGGTAAAGTGAGAAGGCAGATAATATACCATTTACTACCCAGAAAGGGTCATTAAAGCCGATAAACAGCATATAACTTGAAACAAAGGGCAAACAAAAGGTAATTAAAAAATACCAATAGTAATGTAGATACTTTTCTATAAACCTTTTGCTTGCGATAAATTCTCTAAACAACAAAACCATGCAGAAAAAGTATCCGATGGTTATAAGGTAAGCAAATGTAACATGCCCCGGGCTTGAGGTGACATCCAGGCTATATAAGAAGTAATAAGAAAGAGTGAAAGTACAAAATTTTCTAATCTCTATTTTATGCTGCCCGGGGTTTACTGCAAGCAACTTAATGCTGGAGATTAGAAATTTATATATATTTCTTATTGGTTCAAAAATAGTATTTGCAATCCTATTTAGTAAGGATTTTCTAGTCATTTTAAGAGTGGGTTGTACTTGTATATGTCCTTTAGAAACTTGGTAATAGTGCATACCGAATAAGCCGATGGCACTCCCTATATCACCTAAAGTAATACTTATAATAGCAAATTCACCTGCAATAATTCGACCAAGCAAGGTAAAAGTGATAGCAATGATTACACTTGCTATAAATGATTTACTGTTAGATCGGAAACCTAAAAATCCTGCAATAGTAGGGATTGAAATCAAAGGCTCCCAAAAATTTGATACTAACCATATTAAAGCCAATATATTACTACTTAATTTAATAAGAGCTAAAGAGGATATGGAGAGGATTGTGGTAGTAAATTTTAGGGATAAAAGCAGCGTAGTATTACTACTTTTTGGACGTAATACTTTTAAAACATCATTAACTAAAATGATGGCTGTAGCATTTATTTTTGCTTCTGCAACAGACATAATAATTGCCATTAATCCCGAAACCATTATACCCTTTAATACAGGAGGCAGAAGAGATATAAACTTTAATAATGTTTCATCTGGTTGCATAGTTGGAAAAATAGATTTCATTTTATAAGCAATAAGGCAAAGCGCAGCTGAAAAAGGCAGAGATATTAAAGCAATCATTTTTAATGCCTGCTTAAGTTGTTTAGCATCCCTAGCAATCAAGCATCTTTGTATAAAAGCCGGGTCTACCCCTGGTAACAAGAAGTACAGTGCAAAGCTAGCTAATAAACTTATATTTTCATTAGATAATTTTATATTTGAATGTGAGCTGGGGAGATAAGAAATAAAATTTTCAAGTCCGCCTATTTCAGAAAAAATCACTACATAAGATATTGGAATAATAAAAAAGAAAATAGCAAATTTGAAAATCTCTGTATGGATTACAGCCCTAATGCCTCCAAGAACAGAATATATTGTGATTATACCATATCCAATTAGTATTCCATAACCAGTTTCAATATTTAAAAAATAATTGAAAACAAATCCAAGTGCTAAAGCTTGAGCTGCAATAGATCCTAAACTTCTTATTGTAGATGCTAAAGCTACTATCCATCTTCCTGGAGATCCATAAAGTTTAAACATTATTTCACCAAGCGTTAAGCATTCCTTAAATTGCTCAAAGTTGGAAGTAATAATTTTAGTTATAATTAACCAACTTAACGGTACAAGTAATTGCCCGATTACATAAATAGCCCCAAACTCGTAAACTTTACCTATTACCCCAATAGTACTACCTGCTCCAATTGAAGAAGCAAATATTATGCAAACCAGCACCGTTACCGATATATTTTTATACCCTTGAACAAATTCTTTAAAAGTTTGAATTTTAGTTGTTTTATATAAACCAATTATTAGGCAAGAAAATAAAAACGCTATAACAATAATTAAATCAATATAATTTAATTTGAACATGATTATTTATTAAGAATATTAGTAAAATATAGTAGTATAATAAAGTATTAATAAAATATATCAATTGCTATAAAGCAATAACTTATATTTTAAATTATAAGCAGCCTCTATATTTTCTTAAAAAGATATACTTAATATATTTAATAAAGTTAGTTTTTAATAATATTTTTAAAATAGAAGTTTATTTGATACTAAAATATAGTGTAAAAAAATTAGCTATAGAGATATATTTACTCACCTAATTATTTGTAAATATATGAAAAATATTACTAAGAACCCTGGTGATCAATTTTTCTGAAAGCTAATATTTTAGGAACCTGATTTGAACTTAGTTCTAAAGTATCTTTTTAGCATCCTATTACTTCAATCAGTTTTGTTGCCTTGAGATAAAAGAGTATTTTGCTCTAAAACTGCTTCAAGAGCATTTTTGGGTACAAAATTATTCTTAGTAGTTTTGGAATAAGAAAATGCACAAACAACAAATGCTACTGCACCTAGTATAAAAGCTTTTTTAAAAATAGACATTTGGATGGCCTCAAAGTTATTTATTAACTTCGCAAGAGATTAAAGAATGTCAATTAATTTGACAATAGCTATTTTATTAAGAATTGGATAATAAATAATTACCATTTGCTACACCTGGATAAGGATGGTTTAAAAGACTAAGAGCTTGACTTACTTAATATAAGTGCAGCCTTGTTAATGTAGTAATATAGTAGTTTTAAAAATAAAAAATATAATAATATTTGATTTTAAAAATTCTTATACAAGGAAGTAAGCAAGTATATTAATTATTAAAAATACAAAATAAATATTAATTAACTTTTAAAGCTAACATCTTTTATAATATATAATACATTTTTAACATTTAATTAAATTATGTACTTTCTTTTTTTCTAATTTCATAGTAAAATTACATTAATATTAAGATATTGATATCTTTTTATGTTATTATCTTAATATAAAAGAGCAAAATAGAAAAAATTATTCTTTACGGAGATTATTATGTTAGATACGACTGGCTTGAAAGAAG
The window above is part of the Candidatus Jidaibacter acanthamoeba genome. Proteins encoded here:
- a CDS encoding sodium:solute symporter family transporter — its product is MFKLNYIDLIIVIAFLFSCLIIGLYKTTKIQTFKEFVQGYKNISVTVLVCIIFASSIGAGSTIGVIGKVYEFGAIYVIGQLLVPLSWLIITKIITSNFEQFKECLTLGEIMFKLYGSPGRWIVALASTIRSLGSIAAQALALGFVFNYFLNIETGYGILIGYGIITIYSVLGGIRAVIHTEIFKFAIFFFIIPISYVVIFSEIGGLENFISYLPSSHSNIKLSNENISLLASFALYFLLPGVDPAFIQRCLIARDAKQLKQALKMIALISLPFSAALCLIAYKMKSIFPTMQPDETLLKFISLLPPVLKGIMVSGLMAIIMSVAEAKINATAIILVNDVLKVLRPKSSNTTLLLSLKFTTTILSISSLALIKLSSNILALIWLVSNFWEPLISIPTIAGFLGFRSNSKSFIASVIIAITFTLLGRIIAGEFAIISITLGDIGSAIGLFGMHYYQVSKGHIQVQPTLKMTRKSLLNRIANTIFEPIRNIYKFLISSIKLLAVNPGQHKIEIRKFCTFTLSYYFLYSLDVTSSPGHVTFAYLITIGYFFCMVLLFREFIASKRFIEKYLHYYWYFLITFCLPFVSSYMLFIGFNDPFWVVNGILSAFSLYLFVDARRFLLLYSIGTLCGFILFKQSGFSLEGFQGITTTGRIAYIYLFFLFATLFFLRKREKEQEERVETMHMFGGAMAHEVKSPLATMDMYAGHLGSLLEEATNNKQKQGDFYLLKIKETELEMILDAGKTLKKISSHGITTVDTLLTSMKSSVISDDKKELFMEEFIDLAISEYELLKQKQDGIKIIIIDNFQFYGSMYFMKQMLFNLLNNSYKYGGRNVKINIRAENNKLYFRDDGKGIAEEDIPYIFDKFYTKSKSGTGIGLAFCKMVMQDLGGYIECKSRVGKYTEFILTFPALKKKKRPVKKQ